One Deinococcus sp. LM3 genomic region harbors:
- a CDS encoding adenylate kinase — translation MTGQKNNVVIFLGPPGAGKGTQAERLAQDRGLVKISTGDILRDHVKRDTELGQQVKPILDAGKLVPDEILIALIRDRLADMESVRVIFDGFPRTTAQAQGLDVLLEELGAPVNAVPLLEVPDEVLVARIVERGRQAAERGEAVRSDDTEEVARHRQQVYREQTQPLIDYYSARGHLYRVDGVGGMDEVYDRIVAGLK, via the coding sequence GTGACTGGACAGAAGAACAACGTCGTGATCTTCCTCGGGCCTCCCGGCGCCGGCAAGGGAACCCAGGCGGAACGACTGGCGCAGGACCGGGGTCTCGTGAAGATCAGCACCGGTGACATCCTGCGGGATCACGTGAAACGTGACACCGAACTGGGGCAGCAGGTGAAGCCCATTCTGGACGCCGGGAAACTGGTGCCGGACGAGATCCTGATCGCGCTGATCCGCGACCGGCTGGCCGACATGGAGAGCGTGCGCGTGATCTTCGACGGGTTCCCCCGCACGACCGCGCAGGCGCAGGGTCTGGACGTGCTGCTGGAGGAACTGGGCGCACCCGTGAACGCCGTGCCGCTGCTGGAAGTGCCGGACGAGGTGCTGGTGGCGCGGATCGTGGAGCGGGGCCGTCAGGCCGCCGAGCGGGGCGAGGCGGTGCGCAGCGACGACACCGAGGAAGTGGCGCGTCACCGTCAGCAGGTGTACCGCGAGCAGACGCAGCCGCTGATCGACTACTACTCGGCGCGGGGGCACCTGTACCGCGTGGATGGCGTGGGGGGCATGGACGAGGTCTACGACCGGATCGTGGCTGGCCTGAAGTAA
- a CDS encoding SWIM zinc finger family protein: MTPTPTPLTPDAVLALAPDAASAQAARKLAAPGKWQNLNTPAGSLWGECQGSGRTPYLTGVDLSGPAQTSPAFKCTCPSRKFPCKHALALLLLRATHADTFGQAAPPATLQTWLDGRAARAAPTSPTTTETAAPDPAAQARRRAAREKKVTAGLDALQTFLKDLIRDGLAHAPARPYSDWDTQAARLVDAQAPGAARLVRQIPDHLHDPAALLSHLTRLYLLTEAWPRRDTLSGEQQADLRAALGFPLDSASVLAGGGIRADWQVMGQSVTEEDTLSTRRTWLVSGDHTALLLDFSAWGRPFPPALPPGAAVQAEVCHAPGTFPQRALLNGEALAVASGPLPAGLTLDALLDRHGAALALNPWLDRTAHLAGPLLVIPGDPWHAQDTTGRLPLSGHGRTLHTLLALSGGHPVTVYAEWNGKTLTPLSVQHEGTLHPFRTVADA, from the coding sequence ATGACCCCCACGCCCACTCCGCTGACTCCCGACGCCGTCCTGGCGCTCGCGCCCGACGCCGCCAGCGCCCAGGCCGCCCGCAAACTCGCCGCGCCCGGCAAATGGCAGAACCTGAACACCCCGGCCGGCAGCCTGTGGGGCGAATGCCAGGGCAGCGGCCGCACCCCCTATCTGACCGGCGTGGATCTGAGCGGCCCGGCGCAGACCAGTCCCGCCTTCAAGTGCACCTGCCCCAGCCGCAAATTCCCCTGCAAGCACGCCCTGGCCCTGCTGCTGCTCCGCGCCACCCACGCAGACACCTTCGGACAGGCCGCGCCGCCCGCCACCCTCCAGACCTGGCTGGACGGCCGGGCCGCGCGCGCCGCCCCGACCAGCCCGACCACCACAGAAACCGCCGCGCCCGACCCCGCCGCGCAGGCCAGACGCCGCGCCGCCCGCGAGAAGAAAGTCACCGCCGGCCTGGACGCCCTCCAGACCTTCCTGAAAGACCTGATCCGCGACGGACTGGCCCACGCGCCCGCCCGCCCGTACAGCGACTGGGACACCCAGGCCGCCCGCCTCGTGGACGCCCAGGCGCCCGGCGCGGCCCGACTGGTGCGGCAGATTCCCGACCACCTGCACGACCCCGCCGCGCTGCTCTCGCACCTGACCCGCCTGTACCTGCTGACCGAGGCGTGGCCCCGCCGGGACACCCTGTCGGGAGAGCAGCAGGCGGACCTGCGCGCCGCGCTGGGCTTCCCGCTCGACTCGGCCAGCGTCCTGGCGGGCGGCGGCATCCGCGCCGACTGGCAGGTCATGGGCCAGAGCGTCACCGAGGAGGACACCCTGAGCACCCGCCGCACCTGGCTGGTCAGCGGCGACCACACCGCCCTGCTGCTGGACTTCTCGGCGTGGGGGCGGCCCTTCCCGCCCGCCCTGCCCCCCGGCGCGGCGGTGCAGGCCGAGGTGTGCCACGCGCCCGGCACGTTCCCGCAGCGCGCCCTCCTGAACGGAGAAGCGCTGGCGGTTGCGTCCGGCCCGCTCCCGGCAGGCCTGACGCTGGACGCCCTGCTCGACCGGCACGGCGCGGCCCTGGCCCTGAACCCCTGGCTGGACCGCACCGCGCACCTCGCCGGCCCCCTGCTCGTGATCCCCGGCGACCCCTGGCACGCGCAGGACACCACCGGCCGCCTCCCCCTGAGCGGCCATGGGCGCACCCTGCACACCCTGCTGGCCCTGAGCGGCGGGCACCCCGTCACCGTGTATGCCGAGTGGAACGGAAAGACCCTGACCCCCCTGAGCGTGCAGCACGAGGGAACGCTGCACCCCTTCCGGACGGTGGCCGACGCATGA
- a CDS encoding DUF5691 domain-containing protein, whose product MSHHDALLALALVGTTRGTLPTPDPDPLAQAAAQITRPEAEGTLLARAALHALAHAAGHTPDPPGDPPPAPAPPETLPEVPERAARHLSLVLGTPLLSEWLTLCAQAGWRVLPARLPELLDHASRDSRLRPLLIPVLGERGRWLARFNPDWAFTPPDEDAWDTATDASREALWRRVRERDPHAARDLLRQHLSSERAGSRKRLLGVLLDTLSDDDHSLEPLLDALTTDRSDDVRTLARTALHRLSRSAQNARNAARLAALLNGATPTPDEHAPRDGLPDPTSQDALSSAALLEHLLEHTHPDTLLAALNTTPAALVDLARKHEQLQPLAENAVSTAHPALAAALLPELPTHPFLLQIGPPETLAAAQTQALLDRDPDRLLALFGPHPGPWPPDPSAALLGTLRDTIGTAHYAAAWGYRWAQLAELAATHAHPHTLHPDPLPTDATDYAHRTLTELLGTLELRKQMWTDFGKGRG is encoded by the coding sequence ATGAGCCACCACGACGCCCTGCTCGCCCTGGCCCTGGTAGGCACCACGCGCGGCACCCTCCCCACCCCCGACCCCGACCCACTGGCGCAGGCGGCCGCGCAGATCACCCGCCCGGAGGCCGAGGGCACCCTGCTGGCCCGCGCCGCCCTGCACGCCCTCGCGCACGCCGCCGGACACACCCCCGACCCACCGGGCGACCCACCCCCGGCTCCCGCGCCCCCCGAGACGCTGCCGGAAGTGCCGGAACGCGCCGCGCGGCACCTGTCACTGGTCCTCGGCACGCCCCTCCTGAGCGAATGGCTGACCCTGTGCGCGCAGGCCGGCTGGCGCGTACTGCCCGCGCGACTGCCGGAGCTTCTGGATCACGCCAGTCGCGACAGCCGCCTGCGCCCCCTGCTGATCCCCGTGCTGGGCGAGCGGGGCCGCTGGCTCGCCCGCTTTAACCCCGACTGGGCCTTCACGCCCCCCGACGAGGACGCCTGGGACACCGCCACCGACGCGAGCCGCGAGGCCCTGTGGCGCCGCGTGCGCGAACGCGACCCGCACGCCGCCCGCGACCTCCTGCGCCAGCACCTGAGCAGCGAACGCGCCGGCAGCCGCAAACGCCTTCTGGGGGTCCTGCTGGATACCCTGAGCGACGACGACCACAGCCTCGAACCGCTGCTGGACGCCCTGACCACCGACCGCAGCGACGACGTGCGCACCCTGGCCCGCACCGCCCTGCACCGCCTGAGCCGCAGCGCCCAGAACGCCCGGAACGCCGCCCGCCTCGCCGCCCTGCTGAACGGCGCGACCCCCACCCCCGACGAGCACGCCCCCCGCGACGGCCTGCCCGACCCCACCAGCCAGGACGCCCTGAGCTCTGCGGCCCTGCTGGAACACCTGCTGGAACATACCCACCCCGACACCCTGCTGGCCGCGCTGAACACCACCCCCGCCGCCCTGGTGGACCTCGCCCGGAAGCACGAGCAGCTCCAACCCCTCGCGGAGAACGCCGTCAGCACCGCCCATCCTGCGCTTGCCGCCGCCCTCCTGCCCGAACTGCCCACCCACCCCTTCCTGCTTCAGATCGGACCACCTGAAACTCTGGCCGCCGCGCAGACACAGGCCCTGCTTGACCGCGACCCGGACCGCCTGCTGGCCCTGTTCGGCCCACACCCCGGCCCCTGGCCCCCCGACCCCAGCGCCGCCCTCCTCGGCACCCTGCGCGACACCATCGGAACCGCCCACTACGCCGCCGCCTGGGGCTACCGCTGGGCACAACTCGCAGAACTCGCCGCCACGCACGCCCACCCGCACACCCTCCACCCCGACCCGCTCCCCACCGACGCCACCGACTACGCCCACCGCACCCTGACCGAACTGCTGGGCACCCTGGAACTGAGAAAGCAGATGTGGACCGACTTCGGGAAGGGGAGAGGATGA
- a CDS encoding AAA family ATPase yields MTTPDSTVLRQHAEQAYAHELSALAAHDDRPRPPRWNLSPHAVLTYLMGGTLKDGTEITPKYVGERRLMEIAVATLATDRALLLIGVPGTAKSWVSEHLAAAISGTSTLLVQGTAGTSEESVRYGWNYARLLAEGPSEAALVESPIVRAMRTGKIARLEELTRVQSDVQDTLITILSEKTLPIPELNAEVQAVQGFNLIATANNRDKGVNDLSSALKRRFNTVILPVPDSLDDEVSIVTRRVAQLATNLHIPAQPPALEEVRRIVTVFRELRAGATEDGKTKLKSPSGSLSTAEAISVVNHGLSLAAHFGNGHLTAHDVAASLVGAVVKDPVQDAVIWREYLETVAKKRDDWKDFYKACRAVS; encoded by the coding sequence ATGACCACCCCTGATTCCACCGTCCTCCGTCAGCACGCCGAGCAGGCCTATGCACACGAACTGTCAGCCCTGGCCGCGCATGACGACCGGCCCCGCCCGCCCCGCTGGAACCTCTCACCGCACGCGGTGCTGACGTACCTGATGGGCGGCACGCTGAAAGACGGCACCGAGATCACCCCCAAGTACGTCGGGGAACGCCGCCTGATGGAGATCGCCGTTGCCACGCTCGCCACGGACCGCGCCCTGCTGCTGATCGGCGTGCCCGGCACCGCCAAGAGCTGGGTCAGCGAACACCTCGCCGCCGCGATCAGCGGCACCAGCACCCTGCTCGTGCAGGGCACCGCCGGCACCAGCGAGGAAAGCGTCCGCTACGGCTGGAACTACGCCCGCCTGCTCGCCGAGGGTCCCAGCGAGGCCGCCCTGGTCGAGAGTCCCATCGTGCGCGCCATGCGCACCGGGAAGATCGCCCGCCTGGAAGAACTGACGCGCGTGCAGAGCGACGTGCAGGACACCCTCATCACCATCCTGTCCGAGAAGACGCTGCCCATCCCGGAACTGAACGCCGAGGTGCAGGCCGTGCAGGGCTTCAACCTGATCGCCACCGCGAACAACCGCGACAAGGGCGTGAACGACCTGAGCAGCGCCCTGAAACGCCGCTTCAACACCGTCATCCTCCCCGTTCCCGACAGCCTCGACGACGAGGTCAGCATCGTCACCCGCCGCGTCGCGCAACTCGCCACCAACCTGCACATTCCCGCCCAGCCGCCCGCGCTGGAGGAAGTCCGCCGGATCGTCACCGTGTTCCGCGAACTGCGCGCCGGAGCCACCGAGGACGGCAAAACGAAACTCAAGAGCCCCAGCGGCAGCCTCAGCACCGCCGAAGCGATATCCGTCGTCAACCACGGCCTCAGCCTCGCCGCGCACTTCGGGAACGGCCACCTGACCGCCCACGACGTCGCCGCCAGCCTCGTCGGAGCCGTCGTGAAAGACCCCGTGCAGGACGCCGTCATCTGGCGCGAATACCTCGAAACCGTCGCCAAAAAACGCGACGACTGGAAGGATTTCTATAAAGCCTGCCGGGCAGTGAGCTGA
- a CDS encoding DUF5682 family protein has protein sequence MSVSIFPIRHHGPGSARSLEHALSQLDPDVVLVEGPSDADSVLPFLAQADMTPPVALLGYVNDDPVRASFWPFAAFSPEFVAFRWAARAGAVARFMDLPAAVSLAGEREEDDSDDLHSDPLRVLAEAAGYADFERWWETLVEARGDDFEVFDAINEAMRAVRADAPAASGREAQREAWMRQTIRAAVKGGAQRVAVVCGAWHAPVLDVNAFKAKDDAALLKGLPKAKVTLTWVPWTHGRLSTGSGYGAGVRSPGYYHHLFTTRRDVTERWFARVARLLREERLEASSASVIEATRLANTLAALRGRALPGLDELNEAALSVFGWDSDLPLRLIERQLIVGEALGEVPDGVPTVPLAQDLARLQKRLRLKVQPEQIELTLDLRTDNDLARSVLFHRLNLLGVPWAQERYAGGRGTFKEAWALAWRPEFSVRLVEASRSGQTVQDAATAVAVDAARNAGTLAELTTLLEVVRYADLEGALPVALSALDARAAGNADVSDLLGALPPLARLARYGDVRGRDGESNALAGATFRTLLTRAGVGLPLAAVGLADDAAATLRGHVQGADAAVRLLDDPDALSGWHSALARLAARDDTHPLPGGDAVRRLRDAGLLDSAEVERRLARALSGTPPEVTAWLDGFLGDSGALLVHDPALLGLLDGWLTGLDESGFTQTLPLLRRVFSRFERPERRAIGEALRGAGASARGPRREVNGERALRAVPVVLQLLGVNA, from the coding sequence ATGAGCGTCTCCATTTTCCCCATTCGTCATCACGGCCCCGGCAGTGCGCGGTCGCTGGAGCACGCGCTGTCGCAGCTCGATCCGGATGTGGTGCTGGTCGAGGGGCCGTCGGATGCGGATTCCGTGCTGCCGTTTCTGGCGCAGGCGGACATGACGCCGCCCGTGGCGCTGCTGGGCTACGTGAACGACGATCCGGTGCGGGCCTCATTCTGGCCATTTGCGGCGTTCAGTCCGGAGTTCGTGGCGTTCCGCTGGGCGGCGCGTGCGGGGGCAGTGGCGCGATTCATGGATCTTCCGGCGGCGGTATCGCTGGCAGGCGAGCGTGAAGAGGACGATTCGGACGATCTGCACAGCGATCCGTTGCGGGTGCTGGCGGAGGCGGCCGGGTACGCGGATTTCGAGCGGTGGTGGGAGACGCTGGTCGAAGCGCGCGGCGACGACTTCGAGGTGTTCGACGCGATCAACGAGGCCATGCGGGCGGTGCGCGCGGACGCCCCGGCGGCGTCGGGTCGGGAGGCGCAGCGGGAGGCGTGGATGCGGCAGACGATCCGCGCGGCCGTGAAGGGCGGGGCGCAGCGGGTGGCGGTGGTGTGTGGGGCGTGGCATGCCCCTGTGCTGGACGTGAACGCCTTCAAGGCGAAGGATGATGCGGCGCTCCTGAAGGGCCTGCCGAAGGCGAAGGTCACGCTGACCTGGGTGCCGTGGACGCACGGTCGCCTCAGCACGGGCAGCGGGTACGGGGCGGGCGTGCGGTCGCCGGGGTACTACCATCATCTGTTCACGACGCGGCGGGACGTGACGGAACGCTGGTTCGCGCGGGTGGCGCGGCTGCTGCGCGAGGAGCGGCTGGAGGCGAGCAGCGCGTCCGTGATCGAGGCGACGCGGCTGGCGAACACCCTGGCGGCCCTGCGCGGGCGGGCGCTGCCGGGCCTGGACGAGCTGAACGAGGCGGCCCTGAGCGTGTTCGGGTGGGATAGCGACCTGCCGTTGCGGCTGATCGAGCGGCAGCTGATCGTGGGCGAGGCGCTGGGCGAGGTGCCGGACGGCGTGCCGACGGTGCCGCTGGCGCAGGATCTGGCGCGACTCCAGAAGCGGTTGCGGCTGAAGGTGCAGCCCGAGCAGATCGAGCTGACGCTTGACCTCCGGACGGACAACGATCTGGCGCGCAGCGTGCTGTTCCACCGCCTGAACCTCCTGGGCGTGCCGTGGGCGCAGGAGCGGTACGCGGGCGGGCGCGGCACCTTCAAGGAGGCGTGGGCGCTGGCTTGGCGGCCCGAGTTCAGCGTGCGGCTGGTCGAGGCGAGCCGCAGCGGGCAGACCGTGCAGGACGCGGCGACGGCGGTGGCGGTGGATGCCGCCCGGAACGCGGGCACGCTGGCGGAACTGACCACGCTGCTGGAGGTGGTGCGTTACGCCGATCTGGAGGGGGCGCTGCCGGTGGCCCTCTCGGCGCTGGACGCGCGGGCGGCCGGGAACGCGGACGTGAGTGATCTGCTGGGGGCCCTGCCGCCCCTGGCGCGGCTGGCGCGGTACGGCGACGTGCGCGGCCGGGACGGCGAGTCGAACGCCCTGGCCGGCGCGACCTTCCGCACGCTGCTCACGCGGGCGGGTGTGGGCCTGCCGCTGGCGGCGGTGGGCCTCGCGGACGATGCGGCCGCCACCCTGCGCGGGCACGTGCAGGGCGCCGACGCGGCCGTGCGCCTGCTGGACGACCCGGACGCCCTGAGCGGCTGGCACTCGGCCCTGGCCCGCCTCGCGGCGCGGGACGACACGCACCCGCTGCCCGGCGGGGACGCGGTGCGCCGGTTGCGGGACGCGGGCCTGCTGGACAGCGCGGAGGTCGAGCGCCGACTGGCCCGCGCCCTGAGCGGAACGCCGCCGGAGGTCACGGCCTGGCTGGACGGGTTCCTGGGTGACAGTGGCGCGCTCCTCGTGCATGATCCGGCGCTGCTGGGCCTGCTGGACGGGTGGCTGACCGGCCTGGACGAATCCGGGTTCACGCAGACGCTCCCGCTGCTGCGGCGGGTGTTCTCGCGGTTCGAGCGGCCGGAACGCCGCGCGATCGGCGAGGCCCTGCGTGGCGCGGGCGCGTCGGCGCGCGGCCCCCGGCGCGAGGTGAACGGGGAACGGGCGCTACGGGCCGTGCCCGTGGTGCTGCAACTGCTGGGGGTGAACGCATGA
- a CDS encoding VWA domain-containing protein, whose product MMDDTERRRRWRLVLGGGDADGVSDSGGTPLNLSALDRRMDSALGGLYDADAGPRRGGLGASAPGVARWLADLREFFPADVVRVLQADAIERLDLQQLLFEPEMLDGVEPDVNLVGTLLTLKGVMPQRAKDAARAVVRRVVDDLTRRLEEPTRAAVTGSLSRAQRNFRPRPAEIDWDRTIRANLKTYQPGKNTIIPERLIGMGRRRRSLRDIVLCLDQSGSMASSVVYAGVFGAVLASLPAVSTRVVVFDTEVADLSEHLEDPVDVLYGIQLGGGTDINRALAYCQGVIQRPEQTILVLISDLYEGGNEREMLARARTLKGSGVQLIALLALSDDGAPSYDHGVARAFAEMGIPAFACTPDHFPGLMAAAIRGDDVGSWAGTQGLPVRGAGVG is encoded by the coding sequence ATGATGGACGACACGGAACGTCGGCGCCGCTGGCGGCTGGTGCTGGGCGGGGGAGACGCGGACGGCGTGAGTGACTCCGGGGGAACGCCGCTGAACCTCTCGGCGCTGGACCGCCGCATGGACAGCGCCCTGGGCGGCCTGTACGACGCGGACGCCGGGCCGCGCCGGGGCGGGCTGGGCGCGAGTGCTCCGGGCGTCGCGCGCTGGCTGGCGGACCTGCGCGAGTTCTTCCCGGCGGACGTGGTGCGGGTGTTGCAGGCGGACGCCATCGAACGCCTGGACCTTCAGCAACTGCTGTTCGAACCCGAGATGCTCGACGGCGTCGAGCCGGACGTGAATCTCGTGGGCACCCTCCTGACCCTCAAGGGCGTGATGCCGCAGCGGGCGAAGGACGCGGCCCGCGCCGTGGTGCGCCGCGTGGTGGACGACCTGACGCGCCGGCTGGAGGAACCCACCCGCGCCGCCGTGACCGGCAGCCTGAGCCGCGCGCAGCGGAACTTCCGGCCCCGCCCGGCCGAGATCGACTGGGACCGGACCATCCGCGCGAACCTCAAGACCTACCAGCCGGGGAAGAACACCATCATCCCCGAGCGGCTGATCGGCATGGGCCGCCGGCGCCGCTCGCTGCGGGACATCGTGCTGTGCCTGGATCAGTCGGGCAGCATGGCGAGCAGCGTCGTGTACGCCGGGGTGTTCGGCGCGGTGCTGGCCAGCCTCCCGGCCGTCAGTACCCGCGTCGTGGTGTTCGACACCGAAGTCGCGGACCTGTCCGAGCACCTGGAGGACCCGGTAGACGTGCTGTACGGCATTCAGCTGGGCGGCGGCACCGACATCAACCGGGCGCTCGCGTACTGCCAGGGGGTCATCCAGCGGCCCGAGCAGACCATCCTGGTGCTGATCAGCGACCTGTACGAGGGTGGCAACGAGCGCGAGATGCTGGCCCGCGCCCGCACCCTGAAGGGCAGCGGCGTGCAGCTGATCGCCCTGCTGGCCCTCTCGGACGACGGCGCGCCCAGTTACGATCACGGCGTGGCGCGGGCCTTCGCGGAGATGGGCATCCCGGCGTTCGCCTGCACGCCCGACCACTTTCCCGGCCTGATGGCGGCCGCCATTCGCGGGGATGACGTGGGCAGCTGGGCCGGAACGCAGGGACTTCCGGTCCGGGGCGCCGGCGTAGGTTGA
- the infA gene encoding translation initiation factor IF-1 — translation MPEQREKRKKEESDTVRAEGVVEEALPNTTFRVKLDTGHDLLAYISGKMRIHYIRILPGDRVVLEISPYDTSRGRIVYRK, via the coding sequence ATGCCGGAACAGCGGGAAAAGCGTAAGAAGGAAGAGTCCGATACCGTGCGGGCCGAGGGCGTCGTGGAGGAAGCACTTCCGAACACGACCTTCCGAGTGAAGCTCGATACAGGACACGATCTCCTGGCTTACATCAGCGGCAAGATGCGCATTCACTACATCCGCATCCTGCCCGGTGACCGTGTGGTTCTGGAAATCAGTCCGTACGACACGTCGCGCGGACGGATCGTCTACCGCAAGTAA
- the rpmJ gene encoding 50S ribosomal protein L36 has translation MKVRSSVKKMCDNCKVIRRHGRVLVICTNVKHKQRQG, from the coding sequence ATGAAAGTTCGTAGCAGTGTCAAAAAGATGTGCGACAACTGCAAGGTGATCCGCCGCCACGGGCGCGTTCTGGTCATCTGCACCAACGTCAAGCACAAGCAGAGGCAGGGTTAA
- the rpsM gene encoding 30S ribosomal protein S13 has translation MARIAGVDLPREKRVEIALTYIYGIGLTRSKEILATTGINPDTRVKTLSEAEQSTLREAIEKTYKVEGDLRSEVGQNIKRLMDIGAYRGLRHRRGLPVRGQRTKTNARTRKGPRKTVAGKKKATRK, from the coding sequence ATGGCACGTATTGCTGGCGTTGACCTGCCCCGCGAAAAGCGCGTCGAAATCGCGCTCACCTACATCTACGGCATCGGCCTGACCCGCTCCAAGGAAATCCTGGCGACCACCGGCATCAACCCGGACACCCGCGTCAAGACCCTCAGCGAAGCGGAACAGAGCACCCTGCGTGAAGCCATCGAGAAGACCTACAAGGTCGAAGGTGACCTCCGCAGCGAAGTCGGTCAGAACATCAAGCGTCTGATGGACATCGGTGCCTACCGCGGCCTGCGCCACCGCCGCGGCCTGCCCGTGCGCGGCCAGCGCACCAAGACGAACGCCCGTACCCGCAAGGGGCCGCGCAAGACCGTCGCCGGTAAGAAGAAAGCGACGAGGAAGTAA
- the rpsK gene encoding 30S ribosomal protein S11, translating to MAKSTKGKTPRRARRNISAGRAYVHASYNNTIVTITDLDGNSVAWSSGGTIGYKGSKKGTPYAAQLAAADAVKKAQQTFGMNIVDVIVRGSGSGREQAIRAIQASGIEVKSIMDDTPVPHNGCRPKKKFRA from the coding sequence ATGGCGAAATCCACCAAAGGCAAGACCCCGCGCCGCGCCCGGCGCAACATCAGCGCTGGCCGCGCGTACGTGCACGCCAGCTACAACAACACCATCGTCACCATCACTGACCTCGACGGCAACTCCGTTGCCTGGAGCAGTGGCGGCACGATCGGCTACAAAGGCAGCAAGAAGGGCACGCCCTACGCTGCCCAGCTGGCCGCCGCCGACGCGGTGAAGAAAGCGCAGCAGACCTTCGGCATGAACATCGTCGACGTGATCGTGCGCGGCAGCGGCTCCGGCCGCGAGCAGGCCATCCGTGCCATCCAGGCCAGCGGGATCGAAGTGAAGTCCATCATGGACGACACCCCCGTCCCCCACAACGGCTGCCGCCCCAAGAAGAAGTTCCGCGCCTAA